From Nocardioides sp. HDW12B, the proteins below share one genomic window:
- a CDS encoding sugar-binding protein: MPRPRRTSTPALGTTLAAALSAALGLSLLPAALSGAEAATPEGATVRERPDPADLDVLYVGAHPDDEASRLSMFGEWRERYGAETGVVTVTRGEGGGNAIGPEEGPALGLIREREERKAVGTLDVSDVYNLDKVDFYYSVSAPLHQEAWNARETLGRLVRVVRETRPEIVMTMNPAPSPGNHGGHQEAALLAIEAYEAAADRDRYRGQITREGLRPWAASKLLTTAVAGTAGASGSACPTQYTPADPTDDIYGVWSGRASESGETYAQLERRAQRVYASQGWSGFPDVSADPARLGCDFVRQIDARVPFLRGDLSAEAADSSTILEGAVLPTVGGLPLGTGLDVSTEQVEVVPGGSTTLDVALTAPRDRDLRRVAVALDVPDGWSAPEPATIGTVRAGRTVRESFTVTAPAAAEVDRVLVGVDVDSRQGTGFGDQQLDVVPAVQGVQEPLPQVAQFDAWTERVGVEQLRGIVKPVLTLPSGGTRTVGVDVTNRGDAPASGEVELDLPDGFSVPGAATYTGLAPGATERVELEVTNDDTSLPTANQGGTNGDYDYTVRTTSGTGSSTSAAALELVPTATVPDAAAPTLDGTVEEGEYAAEIDLSRKWEGSDCTDAADCSATGWVARSGDALYVAAEVTDDTLGTKLAPSDCKRHWRVDSLELAIDPTGTSENTSTTFKAAVLPTTTGGVACASRDADNKQGPIGTFEQVGGGGTPARAADDTAPGFEAVSKLNEPYTGYVIEARIPFSDLPATVDPERMGFNAFVYDSDTQDRTGQTRLGWSTFGGVQGDPYRWGRVVLEGDAPPAVATSEPRLDFPALSSLESPPSITQAVRTRVALSGLPQTPRRDSAEVVRAVPRDGAVTAVVESRGRGTAHLFAMYGDEVVGQRVVRVRPGTSRITVPTEGNPGWRVLMAFDSDGVGSASSAAAVPVARRTR; encoded by the coding sequence GTGCCCCGTCCCCGACGCACCTCCACCCCGGCCCTCGGCACCACGCTCGCCGCGGCGCTGAGCGCGGCCCTCGGCCTCTCGCTGCTGCCCGCCGCGCTCTCCGGCGCCGAGGCGGCCACCCCCGAGGGCGCCACCGTGCGCGAGCGGCCCGACCCGGCCGACCTCGACGTCCTCTACGTCGGTGCCCACCCCGACGACGAGGCCTCGCGGCTGTCGATGTTCGGCGAGTGGCGTGAGCGGTACGGCGCCGAGACCGGCGTGGTCACGGTGACCCGCGGCGAGGGCGGCGGCAACGCGATCGGGCCCGAGGAGGGCCCGGCCCTGGGGCTGATCCGTGAGCGCGAGGAGCGCAAGGCCGTCGGCACCCTCGACGTGAGCGACGTCTACAACCTCGACAAGGTCGACTTCTACTACTCGGTCAGCGCCCCGCTGCACCAGGAGGCCTGGAACGCCCGCGAGACCCTCGGCCGGCTCGTGCGCGTCGTGCGCGAGACCCGTCCCGAGATCGTCATGACGATGAACCCCGCCCCGAGCCCCGGCAACCACGGCGGCCACCAGGAGGCGGCACTGCTGGCCATCGAGGCCTACGAGGCGGCGGCCGACCGGGACCGCTACCGGGGCCAGATCACCCGCGAGGGCCTGCGGCCCTGGGCCGCGTCGAAGCTGCTGACCACCGCCGTCGCCGGCACCGCCGGTGCCTCCGGCTCGGCGTGCCCCACGCAGTACACCCCCGCCGACCCCACCGACGACATCTACGGCGTCTGGTCCGGGCGTGCGTCGGAGAGCGGTGAGACCTACGCGCAGCTCGAGCGCCGGGCGCAGCGCGTCTACGCGTCGCAGGGCTGGTCCGGCTTCCCGGACGTCAGCGCCGACCCCGCCCGCCTCGGGTGCGACTTCGTCCGCCAGATCGACGCCCGCGTGCCGTTCCTGCGCGGTGACCTGAGCGCCGAGGCGGCTGACTCGTCCACGATCCTCGAGGGTGCGGTGCTGCCCACCGTCGGCGGTCTGCCGCTCGGCACCGGCCTCGACGTCTCGACCGAGCAGGTCGAGGTCGTCCCGGGCGGCTCCACGACCCTCGACGTGGCCCTCACCGCCCCCCGCGACCGCGACCTGCGGCGGGTGGCGGTCGCCCTCGACGTACCGGACGGCTGGAGCGCCCCCGAGCCCGCGACCATCGGCACGGTCCGTGCCGGGCGCACGGTGCGCGAGTCCTTCACGGTGACCGCCCCGGCCGCGGCCGAGGTGGACCGGGTGCTCGTCGGGGTCGACGTCGACTCCCGTCAGGGCACCGGCTTCGGCGACCAGCAGCTCGACGTCGTGCCGGCCGTGCAGGGCGTGCAGGAGCCGCTGCCGCAGGTGGCGCAGTTCGACGCCTGGACCGAGCGGGTCGGGGTCGAGCAGCTCCGGGGCATCGTCAAGCCCGTCCTCACGCTCCCGTCGGGCGGCACCCGCACCGTCGGGGTCGACGTGACCAACCGCGGTGACGCGCCGGCCTCGGGCGAGGTCGAGCTGGACCTGCCCGACGGTTTCAGCGTGCCCGGCGCGGCGACGTACACCGGGCTGGCTCCGGGTGCGACCGAGCGGGTCGAGCTCGAGGTCACCAACGACGACACCAGCCTGCCGACCGCCAACCAGGGCGGCACCAACGGCGACTACGACTACACGGTCCGCACCACGAGCGGCACCGGCAGCTCGACGTCCGCGGCCGCCCTGGAGCTGGTGCCGACGGCGACGGTCCCCGACGCCGCGGCGCCGACCCTCGACGGCACGGTGGAGGAGGGCGAGTACGCCGCCGAGATCGACCTGAGCCGGAAGTGGGAGGGCAGCGACTGCACCGACGCGGCCGACTGCTCCGCCACGGGATGGGTGGCCCGCTCGGGCGACGCGCTCTACGTCGCGGCCGAGGTCACCGACGACACCCTCGGCACGAAGCTCGCGCCGAGCGACTGCAAGCGGCACTGGCGGGTCGACTCCCTCGAGCTGGCGATCGACCCGACCGGCACCTCGGAGAACACGTCGACGACCTTCAAGGCCGCTGTCCTGCCCACCACCACCGGGGGAGTGGCGTGCGCGTCGCGAGACGCGGACAACAAGCAGGGACCGATCGGCACCTTCGAGCAGGTCGGCGGGGGCGGCACCCCCGCCCGCGCCGCCGACGACACGGCACCCGGGTTCGAGGCGGTCTCGAAGCTCAACGAGCCCTACACCGGCTACGTGATCGAGGCCAGGATCCCCTTCAGCGACCTGCCCGCCACGGTGGACCCCGAGCGCATGGGGTTCAACGCGTTCGTCTACGACTCCGACACCCAGGACCGGACCGGCCAGACCCGGCTGGGGTGGTCGACCTTCGGCGGGGTCCAGGGCGACCCCTACCGCTGGGGCCGGGTGGTCCTCGAGGGCGACGCGCCGCCGGCGGTGGCGACCAGCGAGCCGCGGCTGGACTTCCCGGCACTGAGCAGCCTGGAGTCGCCGCCCTCGATCACCCAGGCGGTGCGGACCCGCGTCGCGCTCTCCGGCCTGCCGCAGACCCCGCGGCGGGACAGCGCGGAGGTGGTCCGGGCGGTGCCGCGCGACGGCGCGGTCACGGCCGTGGTGGAGTCCCGCGGACGCGGCACGGCGCACCTCTTCGCGATGTACGGCGACGAGGTCGTGGGGCAGCGCGTCGTGCGTGTCCGGCCCGGCACCTCACGGATCACGGTCCCGACCGAGGGCAACCCCGGCTGGCGGGTGCTGATGGCGTTCGACTCCGACGGGGTGGGGAGCGCCTCGTCGGCGGCCGCGGTCCCGGTCGCGCGCCGCACCCGGTGA
- a CDS encoding glucosamine-6-phosphate deaminase, translated as MPVLRVLPDAGAVARAAADLVVAAVRAGSTSLGVATGSSPQGTYAELARRVATGRLSLAGCRAYLLDEYVGLPPEHPQTYRRVIRRELVDRTDLDPEDVHGPDGGAADLAQEAARYEEEVSAASIGVQLLGIGSNGHIGFNEPGSPLDAVTRVVELTERTRSDNARFFASGDEVPRHVLTQGPATILRAERLVLLAIGERKADALAAALTGPVTPDCPASVLQRHPDVHVLADRTAAAGLPVSLGT; from the coding sequence GTGCCCGTGCTGAGGGTGCTGCCCGACGCCGGTGCGGTCGCCCGCGCGGCGGCGGACCTCGTGGTCGCGGCCGTCCGCGCGGGCAGCACCTCCCTCGGCGTCGCGACCGGCTCCTCCCCGCAGGGCACGTACGCCGAGCTGGCGCGCCGCGTCGCGACGGGCCGGCTGTCCCTCGCGGGCTGCCGGGCCTACCTGCTCGACGAGTACGTCGGACTCCCGCCGGAGCACCCCCAGACCTACCGCCGGGTGATCCGACGGGAGCTGGTCGACCGCACCGACCTGGACCCGGAGGACGTGCACGGGCCCGACGGCGGTGCGGCCGACCTCGCGCAGGAGGCGGCCCGCTACGAGGAGGAGGTGAGCGCGGCGTCGATCGGCGTGCAGCTGCTGGGGATCGGCTCCAACGGCCACATCGGGTTCAACGAGCCCGGCTCGCCGCTGGACGCCGTGACCCGCGTCGTCGAGCTCACCGAGCGCACCCGCAGCGACAACGCCCGCTTCTTCGCCTCGGGCGACGAGGTGCCGCGCCACGTCCTCACCCAGGGACCGGCGACGATCCTGCGTGCCGAACGGCTGGTGCTGCTCGCGATCGGGGAGCGCAAGGCCGACGCGCTGGCCGCGGCCCTCACCGGACCGGTCACGCCGGACTGCCCGGCGTCGGTGCTCCAGCGCCACCCGGACGTGCACGTGCTCGCCGACCGCACGGCCGCGGCGGGGCTGCCGGTTTCACTGGGTACCTAG
- the purF gene encoding amidophosphoribosyltransferase — protein MPRQTRPGDGRLTHDLDPQEKGPQDACGVFGVWAPGEDVAKLTYFGLYALQHRGQESAGIAVSNGRQILVYKDMGLVSQAFDEPTLASLQGHVAIGHTRYSTTGASTWHNAQPTFRPTAHGSVALAHNGNLTNTRELADRVANLREIAGELDMPVKQGNHMVATNDTSLVTTLMAGDPDRTLEESALQVLPTLKGAFSFVFMDEHTLYAARDPQGVRPLVLGRMENGWVVASEDAALATVGARVVREIEPGELVVIDDDGLRSHHFATPEPKGCVFEYVYLARPDATIAGRSVHESRVEMGRRLARSFPADADIVIPVPESGTPAAVGYAEASGIPYGQGFVKNAYVGRTFIQPSQTLRQLGIRLKLNPLEHVIKGRRIVVVDDTIVRGNTQRAQIRMLREAGALEVHVRISAPPVKWPCFYGIDFATRAELIATGLGVEEIRASIGADSLGYISEDDMIAATNQPREKLCLACFDGAYPIPLPEEEVLGKHLLERALPITDTTGQARPAAQHAAARANDVEGVPLGVATGGSRALDHP, from the coding sequence GTGCCCCGCCAGACGCGCCCCGGTGACGGGCGGCTGACCCATGACCTGGACCCGCAGGAGAAGGGCCCGCAGGACGCCTGCGGAGTCTTCGGCGTGTGGGCCCCGGGCGAGGACGTCGCCAAGCTGACCTACTTCGGCCTCTACGCGCTGCAGCACCGCGGCCAGGAGTCCGCCGGGATCGCGGTCAGCAACGGCCGCCAGATCCTCGTCTACAAGGACATGGGCCTGGTCTCGCAGGCGTTCGACGAGCCCACGCTGGCCTCGTTGCAGGGCCACGTCGCCATCGGGCACACCCGCTACTCGACGACCGGTGCGAGCACCTGGCACAACGCCCAGCCGACCTTCCGGCCGACCGCCCACGGCTCCGTGGCGCTGGCCCACAACGGCAACCTCACCAACACCCGCGAGCTCGCCGACCGGGTCGCGAACCTGCGCGAGATCGCCGGCGAGCTCGACATGCCGGTCAAGCAGGGCAACCACATGGTGGCCACCAACGACACCAGCCTGGTGACCACGCTCATGGCCGGCGACCCCGACCGCACGCTCGAGGAGTCCGCCCTCCAGGTGCTGCCGACCCTCAAGGGCGCCTTCTCCTTCGTCTTCATGGACGAGCACACGCTGTACGCCGCCCGCGACCCGCAGGGCGTCCGCCCCCTCGTCCTGGGGCGCATGGAGAACGGCTGGGTGGTGGCCAGCGAGGACGCCGCCCTGGCCACCGTCGGCGCCCGTGTCGTGCGCGAGATCGAGCCCGGCGAGCTCGTGGTCATCGACGACGACGGCCTGCGCTCGCACCACTTCGCGACGCCCGAGCCCAAGGGCTGCGTCTTCGAGTACGTCTACCTCGCGCGCCCCGACGCCACCATCGCCGGCCGCAGCGTCCACGAGTCCCGGGTCGAGATGGGCCGCCGCCTCGCGCGGTCGTTCCCGGCCGACGCCGACATCGTGATCCCCGTCCCGGAGTCCGGCACCCCGGCCGCCGTGGGGTACGCCGAGGCCAGCGGCATCCCCTACGGCCAGGGGTTCGTCAAGAACGCCTACGTGGGCCGCACGTTCATCCAGCCCAGCCAGACCCTGCGCCAGCTCGGCATCCGGCTCAAGCTGAACCCGCTCGAGCACGTCATCAAGGGCCGCCGCATCGTGGTGGTCGACGACACGATCGTGCGCGGCAACACCCAGCGGGCCCAGATCCGGATGCTGCGCGAGGCCGGTGCGCTCGAGGTGCACGTGCGGATCTCGGCCCCGCCGGTGAAGTGGCCGTGCTTCTACGGCATCGACTTCGCCACCCGGGCCGAGCTGATCGCCACCGGGCTCGGGGTCGAGGAGATCCGGGCCAGCATCGGCGCCGACAGCCTCGGCTACATCTCCGAGGACGACATGATCGCGGCGACGAACCAGCCCCGCGAGAAGCTGTGCCTGGCCTGCTTCGACGGTGCCTACCCGATCCCGTTGCCCGAGGAGGAGGTGCTCGGCAAGCACCTGCTGGAGCGGGCGCTGCCGATCACGGACACCACGGGGCAGGCCCGCCCGGCGGCCCAGCACGCCGCCGCCCGCGCGAACGACGTCGAGGGCGTGCCGCTC